One Gossypium raimondii isolate GPD5lz chromosome 3, ASM2569854v1, whole genome shotgun sequence genomic window carries:
- the LOC105796399 gene encoding uncharacterized protein LOC105796399 isoform X1: MWIKSLRLISLLIGLLNLLVVVLGGIVVAISFPGCRPHKVLPVIVVSFFSAVRIGTMIGLGIAQEATAKIITQNSSETQVLDAVIRQHRRVTYKAWLWWSRFAMVVTVLQILGAFYLIVNVATYVSEDAHFSTKCFVGGFPLSRAWKRKVMLSFLVTACCIAFLQCCAGSDVLRWRFYYASQDDAWKAHYQEIFDHGIREALCCMGRIEYLTVIEDDEVYSVAKLLGDLVAYRASGTGHLELLTGLALLQKHGQASKSSEHFIEAPVEHLQAALAFHKFAEAAYTGPLLDFGRNPFVFPCVWLHRQGVLTPWTRKRRPTLDGDNWLRGHAAAFINFLNLPSEVLRRGRVRQKKCEAAYFIVVLHELRTVVIAVRGTETPEDLIIDGLGRERSLTEVDLDGLINSSFIHPSVKKRVKSSFPHFGHSGIVETARDLYTQIEGYPGDESQSGGFVSSLLGVGCECEGYNLRVVGHSLGGSIAALLGIRLYGKFPNLHVYSYGPLPCVDLVVADACSDFITSIIHDNEFSTRLSVGSILRLRASAITALSENTQADTTLILRLARQFLYASKNNSIELEPEPAKSSTKSSTRSSKESEDKEQESCLYDGNDGRQNHVDIENTDLVNPFASVLNQSDDPISQFMQTVSRSENSSATDPTEMYLPGLLIHIVPQSQNLNIPLWKSWRIRDDHQKYKAFFANRNDLKDIIVSPNMFFDHLPWRCNKAMQKVVEAGNTAGSPGVSHIV; encoded by the exons ATGTGGATCAAGAGCTTGAGATTAATATCTCTACTTATCGGATTGTTGAATTTGCTGGTGGTTGTTTTGGGTGGAATCGTGGTTGCCATTTCATTCCCTGGATGTAGACCCCATAAAGTTTTGCCGGTCATCGTTGTCTCGTTTTTTTCCGCCGTTAGAATCGGGACTATGATTGGACTGGGAATTGCCCAAGAAGCTACTGCTAAGATTATAACCCAGAACTCTTCTGAAACTCAAGTACTCGATGCTGTTATTCGTCAGCATAGAAGG GTAACATATAAAGCATGGCTTTGGTGGAGCCGGTTTGCCATGGTGGTTACTGTGCTACAAATTCTGGGTGCTTTTTATCTTATAGTTAATGTGGCTACATATGTCTCTGAAGACGCACATTTTTCAACTAAGTGTTTTGTAG GAGGGTTTCCACTCAGTCGTGCATGGAAGCGAAAAGTAATGCTTTCATTTCTGGTCACGGCTTGTTGTATTGCATTTCTACAATGTTGTGCCGGATCTGATGTCTTAAGATGGAGGTTTTATTATGCATCCCAAGATGATGCATGGAAAGCTCATTATCAAGAGATATTTGATCATGGAATTCGTGAAGCTTTGTGCTGTATGGGACGTATTGAATACTT AACTGTGATTGAAGACGATGAAGTATATTCAGTAGCAAAACTATTGGGTGATCTTGTTGCTTACCGTGCATCAGGGACTGGTCATTTAGAACTTTTGACAG GTCTAGCATTGTTGCAGAAGCATGGTCAAGCCAGTAAATCCAGTGAACATTTTATCGAGGCACCTGTAGAACACCTGCAAGCAGCTTTAGCTTTTCATAAGTTTGCTGAGGCTGCATACACG GGACCTTTGCTTGATTTTGGAAGAAATCCTTTTGTATTTCCTTGTGTATGGCTCCATAGGCAAGGGGTTTTAACCCCGTGGACTCGTAAAAG GCGTCCTACCCTTGATGGTGATAACTGGTTGCGAGGTCATGCAGCagcatttataaattttctcaatttaccCTCTGAAGTACTTCGGAGAGGTCGTGTTCGTCAA AAAAAATGTGAAGCTGCATATTTCATTGTGGTTTTACATGAGCTAAGAACTGTAGTGATTGCCGTACGAGGAACTGAGACTCCTGAAGACCTCATAATTGATGGTTTAGGCCGGGAACGTTCCCTGACTGAGGTGGATTTGGATGGACTGATAAA TAGCAGTTTTATTCATCCTTCTGTCAAGAAACGAGTAAAATCATCTTTCCCGCACTTTGGGCACTCAGGTATAGTAGAAACTGCTCGGGATCTTTACACACAGATTGAAGGGTATCCGGGAGATG AATCTCAGTCTGGTGGCTTTGTTTCTTCATTGCTTGGAGTGGGATGTGAATGTGAAGGTTATAATTTACGCGTAGTCGGGCATTCCTTGGGAGGTTCGATTGCTGCATTGCTAGGAATAAGA CTATATGGGAAATTCCCGAATTTACATGTTTATTCCTATGGACCTCTTCCATGTGTGGATTTGGTTGTGGCTGATGCATGTTCCGATTTTATAACAAG CATTATACACGACAATGAATTTTCTACCCGCCTTTCAGTTGGATCGATCCTCCGGCTTCGTGCATCTGCAATAACTGCATTATCAGAAAATACCCAAGCTGATACAACATTGATTCTGAGACTTGCACGTCAATTTCTTTATGCAAGCAAAAATAACAGTATAGAGCTTGAGCCAGAACCGGCCAAATCTTCTACCAAATCTTCTACCAGATCAAGCAAAG AAAGTGAGGACAAAGAGCAAGAATCGTGCCTCTATGACGGGAACGACGGAAGACAAAACCATGTCGATATCGAGAATACTGATCTAGTTAATCCTTTTGCTTCTGTTCTGAACCAATCAGATGATCCGATATCTCAGTTTATGCAAACTGTCTCGAGATCTGAAAACAGTTCAGCCACTGATCCTACCGAGATGTATTTACCAGGTCTCCTAATTCATATAGTACCTCAATCACAAAACCTAAACATCCCTCTCTGGAAAAGCTGGCGAATCCGCGATGACCATCAGAAATACAAAGCCTTCTTCGCAAACCGAAATGATTTAAAAGATATCATCGTTTCTCCCAATATGTTCTTCGATCATCTTCCTTGGAG ATGTAACAAAGCAATGCAAAAGGTTGTGGAAGCCGGGAACACCGCAGGTAGCCCAGGTGTTTCTCACATCGTGTGA
- the LOC105796399 gene encoding uncharacterized protein LOC105796399 isoform X2, translating into MWIKSLRLISLLIGLLNLLVVVLGGIVVAISFPGCRPHKVLPVIVVSFFSAVRIGTMIGLGIAQEATAKIITQNSSETQVLDAVIRQHRRVTYKAWLWWSRFAMVVTVLQILGAFYLIVNVATYVSEDAHFSTKCFVGGFPLSRAWKRKVMLSFLVTACCIAFLQCCAGSDVLRWRFYYASQDDAWKAHYQEIFDHGIREALCCMGRIEYLTVIEDDEVYSVAKLLGDLVAYRASGTGHLELLTGLALLQKHGQASKSSEHFIEAPVEHLQAALAFHKFAEAAYTGPLLDFGRNPFVFPCVWLHRQGVLTPWTRKRRPTLDGDNWLRGHAAAFINFLNLPSEVLRRGRVRQKKCEAAYFIVVLHELRTVVIAVRGTETPEDLIIDGLGRERSLTEVDLDGLINSSFIHPSVKKRVKSSFPHFGHSGIVETARDLYTQIEGYPGDESQSGGFVSSLLGVGCECEGYNLRVVGHSLGGSIAALLGIRLYGKFPNLHVYSYGPLPCVDLVVADACSDFITSIIHDNEFSTRLSVGSILRLRASAITALSENTQADTTLILRLARQFLYASKNNSIELEPEPAKSSTKSSTRSSKGEVFE; encoded by the exons ATGTGGATCAAGAGCTTGAGATTAATATCTCTACTTATCGGATTGTTGAATTTGCTGGTGGTTGTTTTGGGTGGAATCGTGGTTGCCATTTCATTCCCTGGATGTAGACCCCATAAAGTTTTGCCGGTCATCGTTGTCTCGTTTTTTTCCGCCGTTAGAATCGGGACTATGATTGGACTGGGAATTGCCCAAGAAGCTACTGCTAAGATTATAACCCAGAACTCTTCTGAAACTCAAGTACTCGATGCTGTTATTCGTCAGCATAGAAGG GTAACATATAAAGCATGGCTTTGGTGGAGCCGGTTTGCCATGGTGGTTACTGTGCTACAAATTCTGGGTGCTTTTTATCTTATAGTTAATGTGGCTACATATGTCTCTGAAGACGCACATTTTTCAACTAAGTGTTTTGTAG GAGGGTTTCCACTCAGTCGTGCATGGAAGCGAAAAGTAATGCTTTCATTTCTGGTCACGGCTTGTTGTATTGCATTTCTACAATGTTGTGCCGGATCTGATGTCTTAAGATGGAGGTTTTATTATGCATCCCAAGATGATGCATGGAAAGCTCATTATCAAGAGATATTTGATCATGGAATTCGTGAAGCTTTGTGCTGTATGGGACGTATTGAATACTT AACTGTGATTGAAGACGATGAAGTATATTCAGTAGCAAAACTATTGGGTGATCTTGTTGCTTACCGTGCATCAGGGACTGGTCATTTAGAACTTTTGACAG GTCTAGCATTGTTGCAGAAGCATGGTCAAGCCAGTAAATCCAGTGAACATTTTATCGAGGCACCTGTAGAACACCTGCAAGCAGCTTTAGCTTTTCATAAGTTTGCTGAGGCTGCATACACG GGACCTTTGCTTGATTTTGGAAGAAATCCTTTTGTATTTCCTTGTGTATGGCTCCATAGGCAAGGGGTTTTAACCCCGTGGACTCGTAAAAG GCGTCCTACCCTTGATGGTGATAACTGGTTGCGAGGTCATGCAGCagcatttataaattttctcaatttaccCTCTGAAGTACTTCGGAGAGGTCGTGTTCGTCAA AAAAAATGTGAAGCTGCATATTTCATTGTGGTTTTACATGAGCTAAGAACTGTAGTGATTGCCGTACGAGGAACTGAGACTCCTGAAGACCTCATAATTGATGGTTTAGGCCGGGAACGTTCCCTGACTGAGGTGGATTTGGATGGACTGATAAA TAGCAGTTTTATTCATCCTTCTGTCAAGAAACGAGTAAAATCATCTTTCCCGCACTTTGGGCACTCAGGTATAGTAGAAACTGCTCGGGATCTTTACACACAGATTGAAGGGTATCCGGGAGATG AATCTCAGTCTGGTGGCTTTGTTTCTTCATTGCTTGGAGTGGGATGTGAATGTGAAGGTTATAATTTACGCGTAGTCGGGCATTCCTTGGGAGGTTCGATTGCTGCATTGCTAGGAATAAGA CTATATGGGAAATTCCCGAATTTACATGTTTATTCCTATGGACCTCTTCCATGTGTGGATTTGGTTGTGGCTGATGCATGTTCCGATTTTATAACAAG CATTATACACGACAATGAATTTTCTACCCGCCTTTCAGTTGGATCGATCCTCCGGCTTCGTGCATCTGCAATAACTGCATTATCAGAAAATACCCAAGCTGATACAACATTGATTCTGAGACTTGCACGTCAATTTCTTTATGCAAGCAAAAATAACAGTATAGAGCTTGAGCCAGAACCGGCCAAATCTTCTACCAAATCTTCTACCAGATCAAGCAAAGGTGAAGTATTTGAATGA
- the LOC105796400 gene encoding protein CURLY FLAG LEAF 1, with the protein MELTELSLASSQCVLADKTCNFSPSSDLHHHQVDGFNFPSKRRKFFSDQFFNVDSQFQTSVDLQVKDPLPLDWEQCLDLESGKMYYMNRKTLEKTWNWPKDHKLDLELNISPTSSNGSEHFNGGWISSEDSNNNNKQQQQHFSSTTNMVALPCLNCHLLVILPKSSPACPNCKYVHSFPALQPTKYPNTLSLLN; encoded by the exons ATGGAACTTACTGAGTTGTCTTTGGCTTCAAGCCAATGTGTCTTAGCTGATAAAACATGCAATTTTAGTCCATCgtctgatcttcatcatcatcaagtTGATGGTTTCAATTTTCCTTCAAAGAGAAGGAAGTTTTTCTCAGATCAGTTCTTCAATGTTGATTCACAGTTTCAAACCAGTGTTGATCTTCAAGTTAAAGACCCTTTGCCATTAGATTGGGAACAATGCCTTGATCTTGAA TCAGGTAAAATGTACTACATGAACAGGAAAACCTTGGAGAAGACATGGAATTGGCCTAAAGATCATAAACTAGACCTGGAGCTCAACATCTCACCAACAAGCTCCAATGGCTCGGAACATTTCAATGGCGGTTGGATCTCCAGTGAGGACTCGAACAACAACAACAAGCAGCAACAACAACATTTTTCAAGCACCACTAACATGGTGGCTTTGCCATGTTTAAATTGTCATCTTCTTGTAATCCTCCCCAAATCCTCCCCTGCTTGTCCTAATTGCAAGTATGTCCACTCTTTCCCTGCATTGCAACCTACCAAGTATCCCAATACCTTAAGTCTCTTAAACTAA